The Acetivibrio cellulolyticus CD2 genome segment CATTTTTCTCTGCCTTCATATACTCCAAAGCCTCCATAACTGCTTCCGATAAAGCCTCCGCTGCATTTTCTCTAAAATCTTCATCTACAAGCTTTGCTCTGTCTGAAGAATTGGATATATATGCAATCTCTGCAATCACAGCAGGCATATTTGTTTTCCTGAGTACGACAAGATTTGGTCTGTATATTATGCCATTATCTACAGTCTTTAGGTTTCCTATAAGTTTCCTCTGAACAATAGTAGCAAGTTTCATTCCATCCATCTTGTTTTCTTCAGTGGTAACAGGGGGACAGTATAAAGTCTCTGTTCCCTTATATCCAGCATCATTAGGCATATAATTATTATGTACACTTATAAATAGTGTAGCATCCAGATTATTAGCAATGTTCACCCGTTCATCAAGACCTACTGCAACATCCTTTTCCCTCGTATATATGACATTGATGCCTAAATTCTCAAGCAATTTACCCGTTCTCTTAGAAATATCAAGATTTAATCTTTT includes the following:
- a CDS encoding N-acetylmuramoyl-L-alanine amidase family protein, whose protein sequence is MDIILKFLKKAYDSYGKLPMRIRFLIVVSFFMILFLVSVSLKQYQYKEEKIYGNPNHVQNNSKNGSNPSVIEEENTIPEPKEVKVVIDPGHGGEDLGATKGDLCEKRLNLDISKRTGKLLENLGINVIYTREKDVAVGLDERVNIANNLDATLFISVHNNYMPNDAGYKGTETLYCPPVTTEENKMDGMKLATIVQRKLIGNLKTVDNGIIYRPNLVVLRKTNMPAVIAEIAYISNSSDRAKLVDEDFRENAAEALSEAVMEALEYMKAEKNENGVWMIMD